DNA from Solanum stenotomum isolate F172 chromosome 3, ASM1918654v1, whole genome shotgun sequence:
GCCGTATAAAAATGTCAATCTTATGTGATTTTGGACAATCTTTATCGACTcatatgtcttttttttatgttaatgtaGGGTTGTGATGCATCGGTGCTAATAGCATCAACGTCAGGAAACACAGCAGAAAAAGATCACCCAGATAATCTTTCATTGGCTGGAGATGGATTTGACACAGTTATCAAAGCAAAAGCGGCAGTTGATGCGATCCCAAGTTGTAAAAATAAAGTTTCCTGTGCTGATATTCTTGCTTTAGCCACTCGAGATGTCATTCAACTAGTATGTACTATACTTTTTtcatctcctttttttttacttggcGTTTGATATCTGTATTTAAATTCGTATAATACATGCGAATTATCACTTAAGATACATGtgtttacttgtttaaatttatataaatttaagttattcaaaattataagaaataaatatcaATTGAGACGAAGTTATTATATGAAACTTAAAGGCATAGCTTGTGTAATACATGCAGTCAGGTGGACCAGGGTATGCAGTGGAATTGGGAAGATTAGATGGGTTGACATCAAAATCTTCAAATGTGGGGGGAAACTTGCCTAAACCTACTTTCAATTTGGATCAGCTCAATACAATGTTTGCCTCTCATGGTTTAAATCAGGCCGATATGATTGCCCTTTCTGGTAATTTTCTCATACttcatttgtttcattttatatgatattctTTGATCAAGtaggatttctttttttttaaaaagaaaattatgtaaTCCAGCTGTTAAAGCCCTCAATCCTCATGCTTCCAAAAAATGAGTCATTGGTCTCTTATTTTCCTCTATGACAGGTATATTTTTGGCATTTTATAAAAAGAGGAGCTAATTTAGTCAATGGTGCCAATTAGCATTGTGGACTGACTTATCCCACACGTAGCTGTCTCTTTTTCCCATATAAAAACAGTTTACTTCCAAATTTGATATTACTCATAAAACACATGCAAGGtgaattaataaatatgtaGGTCCATATTGTAGTCCATTCACTCCTAGAAAAAAGTGAGTAAATGGGTTCGGAcgaacccaataatttttttgtaggctctgtatttatataaaaaaaaaaataaataaatatatatatgtatattaacttgtgaatcCCCTAACAAAACTGGTTGACGGCTCAGTGGTAAGGAACAATCCATGGAAATGCTTTCCACTTTTTAAAGGAAGTATGCtttgcaatatttttctcttttgccGTAAAATTTTAGATACTCCAAACTTCTAATTTTGACCCTGCCTCTGCTAAACAATGTATTtgttttaagaaatttattaaatatgtgcacatattttatttagaacCTAGATATTAGTATAAGAAGTCATCGTTCTGaaatgcaaaattcatgaaattaaaattctaGCTTCGCCGGAAGAAGTATGTATCAAACTTGCTTATAagttttatatgattttattatGCAGCTGCCCATACTCTTGGATTTTCTCACTGCGACCAATTCTCGAATAGAATTTTCAACTTTAGCCCTAAAAACCCAGTGGacccaagtctaaacaagacaTATGCAGCCCAATTACAACAAATGTGTCCAAAAAATGTGGACCCAAGAATAGCCATCAACATGGACCCAATAACACCTAGGGCTTTTGACAATGTGTATTTCCAAAACTTGCAAAGAGGTATGGGCCTATTCACATCAGATCAAGTTTTATTCACAGACCAAAGGTCCAAAGGTACTGTTGATTTGTGGGCCAGTAATTCTAAAGTTTTCCAAACCGCATTTATTAATGCGATGACTAAATTGGGCCGAGTTGGTGTGAAGACGGGTAAGAATGGAAATATTCGTATAGATTGTGGAGCATTTAATTAAGAGCTTCTTACGTAACTGTATAATGGAGAGAGTGAGAAAGATGAATGATTTGATTGAAGTTTGCATGGCTTGTGAATGACAAGAAAAGATCGCAAACTAGAATTTAGTTGCTTTGCTTTAATAAAATGGGACCAAGTTCCttaatcatttcattaggtgGGTGAGTTATGTAATAATGGAATAAGAATAGGGgcttgaacttcaactttaaaCAACCAGGGTATAGGTAACGTGTATACTTGTAAACCCATTGATGTTTGCGGTGAAATTTCAGCTTCTCAATTTCGATTAATTGACATTATCTTCTCTCCCCCCTTTATTGTTTagtgcaatatatatatatatatatatatatatatatacacttcgTACAATAAGAtactttgatatatatattcacatattaaTTAGTTGTGAACTGAAAATTTGATGGGAAAGACATGAAGTATCATATTATTCATTTCATAGGCTTTGAAATTGACATAGAAATAGAGGTAGAGGATAATTCTTGCCTTAAGTGCTTCTACATAAAGCTTTGGTTAACCAAATATGAACTCGTAACAAAAATGTACCACTAAAGAAGAGCATCCAAATACAAAGGAAAATGACAATAACCAAATGTGGAGACATGGAGCGTACGTATTTCAAACTCGTGATATTGCTCCCTATATAGAAACCTAAGTTATTCAAGCTTTGTATATATGAAACGAAAAGGGTTAAATATAAAACGTCGAGATCATAggacaaaaaatattatctccGGGCAGAAGAAGTTGTCAAAGCTCTATTTTTTCATCTAAGATAGAGTGTTCGTTCACTTTCTCCATACCGATAATTTGGGTTGTACTCCTTCAACATGTCCTTGATGGTTTCATCAACTGATAGACTCAATTGGCATGGTATAATCCATCCATCATAAGTCTTAACCtccattttccaaaaattttaTCTCTTTCCACTCTGTCATCCCCTCACATGCTACTATATGTTCACAACGTATCATGCCACACATTGCTCATCTGCACTGATCCTCTCCTTGTTGTTTGAAATATAAACATGTATGATAAATCTAGTTTTTTAATAGATTTTTCCATTGTGGCTTACTAACGTAATGTACCTGAATTTTTTTGGTTGCTGATCATATATGGGTCATAGCGTGTGTAAAAACGAATTAAGTTACTTTCAACTACCTAAAGCAAGACTGGATGATCAACATACAAAACTAAGAACTAACATCAagtatatcattaattttattttaggcATATGCACAAACACCTATTCATTTGTAGCATGTCAAGTAAATTATGAATGAACaagattaaataattgaaaaattaaaaagtacaaaaacaactgttatttttgtatttaatttaaaacctggCTAAAACAGAAGAAATTAAGCATGACTTTTGATGTGTTAAATTCAAAACAATCGGTACAAAAGGAAGAAACATGTAAAGATTGAACCTTTAAAATTGGTGAAGAGAAGGCTCAACTTAGAGGTAATCAAATGCAAAAGTAGTGTGTGCAAATTAGAGTCGTAGAATGTAAACTATATATCTTATGgcttgtttatattttttaaaaactaggaaaattaaactttcttttttctcaaaaaaattagtgatttatttttaaattcaaaaactatGCGTTCAGATTGTTCAAATTCCGAAAAAATACTAAAACTTGTCAAGAAAACATCCAAAATAAACTTTGTCCCACATACATTTATATAtcaattttgataaattaaaataatctcAACCATAAAACTTTTGACATTTATGTTTAGTTCATATTGTTGGATTGATTTTCATAAAGTGTTTGTAAAGATatattttagtaataaaatataaagaaaatgttATAAACAAAGACTAACAagtgatatttatttattataccAGATAAAGGATGCCCGTGCAAGGCATGGGCTATTTCCACGTATTGAGAcccaaataaaaaagatatgattaaaattaatattaacatAATATGTCTCCTCATAATGTGTTACATTTAGATTGCGAAACATGATCCTGGGAGCTTGCTAGAAAAAGGCTCtgttatttgttttcttttttggtttttccGCTAAGCTCAAGATTGTGGACCAATACCATAGACTTCTTCCTCAAAGGTCCAATACCTGAGAAGTAGAAAGAGTCGATCTGTGatataacaataaataattaatgcaaATGTTAAGCAACTCTTTTGTGTACCTCCTTGTATTCAGaatgaattggttgaggttgtttctctctatatttatagtggattgctcatctcctttgtggatgtaggtcggttgaccgaaccacgttaaatctttgtgtGTATTTTTCGTTTAtcttcttactcgtggtctttcgagaattgctttgctagcttccgcattacactTAATTATTTCAGTCCTGACCAACAACTAAGGAAAGGGATGACAGACTG
Protein-coding regions in this window:
- the LOC125859848 gene encoding peroxidase 51-like produces the protein MGHLQVFIVSFLSISCVSIFMPNLVAAQLKTNFYAQTCPNVESIVRNVVNQKFKQTFVTIPAVLRLFFHDCFVEGCDASVLIASTSGNTAEKDHPDNLSLAGDGFDTVIKAKAAVDAIPSCKNKVSCADILALATRDVIQLSGGPGYAVELGRLDGLTSKSSNVGGNLPKPTFNLDQLNTMFASHGLNQADMIALSAAHTLGFSHCDQFSNRIFNFSPKNPVDPSLNKTYAAQLQQMCPKNVDPRIAINMDPITPRAFDNVYFQNLQRGMGLFTSDQVLFTDQRSKGTVDLWASNSKVFQTAFINAMTKLGRVGVKTGKNGNIRIDCGAFN